The following coding sequences lie in one Palaemon carinicauda isolate YSFRI2023 chromosome 7, ASM3689809v2, whole genome shotgun sequence genomic window:
- the LOC137644442 gene encoding uncharacterized protein translates to MEGSSTCKVIFGSLTSPVYKQRGICIVTAINAVACKNFGAVKDVVEAYPYADVAGMRYTKPGTSYACQRDRSMPGTAILNTPTLDLYVDNPVVATLITQYGIGESIENNPYARNSVQYSQDLHHVNGLREDTEERRLHHFHSALTNLKDKLNEQKFDNVQHVLFPLGIGRRGRIDAKWLAYYLPSIFTFNQELEGRTVYIVAGEKLFSSLDEKHKGDMVISNLLGPLRKLEIVNNFVKADEENRDTCGADREEVECRYLSMYSHA, encoded by the coding sequence ATGGAAGGTAGTAGCACCTGCAAGGTAATATTCGGATCCTTGACCAGCCCTGTCTACAAGCAGCGAGGTATCTGCATAGTCACTGCCATAAATGCGGTGGCATGTAAGAATTTTGGGGCTGTGAAGGATGTAGTGGAGGCATACCCCTATGCAGATGTGGCAGGGATGAGATATACAAAGCCTGGCACAAGTTACGCATGTCAAAGGGATAGGAGTATGCCGGGTACGGCCATCTTGAACACACCCACGCTTGATTTGTATGTGGATAACCCAGTCGTGGCAACTTTAATAACTCAGTATGGTATAGGAGAGTCGATTGAGAATAACCCATATGCAAGGAATAGTGTTCAGTATTCCCAAGATTTACATCACGTGAACGGACTTCGCGAAGATACAGAAGAACGGAGATTACATCACTTCCACAGTGCATTAACAAATTTGAAGGATAAGCTGAATGAGCAGAAATTTGATAACGTTCAACATGTGCTTTTCCCATTAGGTATTGGCAGGAGAGGAAGAATTGATGCAAAATGGCTGGCCTACTATCTACCGAGTATATTCACCTTTAATCAAGAACTGGAAGGGAGGACTGTTTATATCGTCGCAGGTGAAAAGTTATTTTCTAGTCTGGATGAAAAACATAAAGGGGATATGGTTATATCCAATCTTCTggggccattaagaaaattagaaattgtaaataattttgttAAGGCTGATGAAGAAAATAGAGATACCTGTGGGGCTGACAGAGAAGAGGTTGAATGTCGCTATTTGTCAATGTATTCGCATGCCTGA